The Mya arenaria isolate MELC-2E11 chromosome 16, ASM2691426v1 genome includes a window with the following:
- the LOC128222073 gene encoding signal peptidase complex catalytic subunit SEC11A produces the protein MGMLDMDFLDDVRRMNKRQLYYQVLNFGMIVSSALMIWKGLMVVTGSESPIVVVLSGSMEPAFYRGDLLFLTNYREEPIRVGEIVVFKIEGREIPIVHRVLKIHEKENGTVRFLTKGDNNSVDDRGLYAPGQLWLEKKEVVGRARGFVPYVGIVTILMNDYPKFKYAILACLGAFVLIHRE, from the exons ATGGGGATGCTGGACATGGATTTCCTCGACGATGTTCGTCGAATGAACAAGCGTCag TTGTACTACCAAGTCCTCAATTTTGGTATGATTGTGTCTTCTGCACTGATGATATGGAAGGGTCTTATGGTTGTAACAGGCAGTGAAAGTCCCATTGTGGTAGTGCTCAG TGGCAGTATGGAACCTGCATTCTACAGAGGTGACCTGCTATTCCTCACAAACTACAGAGAAGAGCCAATACGGGTCGGAGAAATTGTCGTCTTCAAAATTGAGGGGCGAGAGATTCCTATAGTTCACAgggttttaaaaatacatgaaaa ggaGAATGGCACTGTTAGATTCCTTACAAAGGGAGATAACAACTCAGTGGATGACCGAGGGTTGTACGCCCCTGGACAGCTCTGGTTGGAGAAGAAAGAGGTGGTGGGAAGAGCAAGAGG GTTTGTGCCTTATGTGGGGATAGTTACAATTCTGATGAATGATTACCCAAAATTCAAG taTGCAATCTTGGCGTGTCTAGGGGCGTTCGTGTTAATACATCGAGAATAG